One window of Botrimarina mediterranea genomic DNA carries:
- a CDS encoding efflux RND transporter periplasmic adaptor subunit: protein MTDVDAFLDDLDRLATTAATDDAAAFYRQLLPAASMAIGADAAEYVASAGAVDHRPQRWNLTGPLVEADRVQRVRLDGMPRVVPGLDGEPVVAVPVESASGPVGVIAFRLGDSAATPERSIELAAAVAEIAGRYELRCESGRVQRAQTRLARIEKLLVRLHSKRGLRPIAHEAAEQGRLAAGCDRLSVLTPTAGGWRIVTVSGVAQVSRRSDAARAIERIANAALRGGEPLRYPSEDGRPLSPPIADEVDRYCEASGVRALRVLPCVAPADGDSQDDAPRLAMLAEWFDGAVDNEGDAMLAALARHMGVAAMRDRSGGWGWAPLSRTATALAVVGLLLAAVVFALVTPATLWLQVDGRFEPVDQARVFAPLDGVVREVLVKQADQVSRGQPLVRLESPDLQLKQEEVAEAIAATQSEIASLETEKLRASLPGRGEDREDATTIASRAAALRERLSHQQKQRELLEAEAAKLLVTSPIKGDVVSWRPEDYLADRPVRRGQRLLEVAADGHWRLELEAPDHRVGPLLRAQATGEPLRVEYVVRSDPAQTHTAVVTAIADATQTDEEGSPVVRVVADPADAAVANPRSGLGVSAKIDCGTHSLAYVWLHEAIDAIRRRWF, encoded by the coding sequence ATGACGGATGTCGACGCATTCTTGGACGACCTCGACCGCCTCGCCACGACGGCGGCGACTGACGATGCTGCGGCGTTCTACCGCCAGTTACTGCCCGCTGCGTCGATGGCGATTGGCGCCGACGCGGCCGAGTATGTCGCGTCCGCGGGCGCCGTGGATCATCGGCCGCAGCGTTGGAACCTGACGGGCCCGCTGGTCGAAGCCGACAGGGTTCAGCGGGTCCGCCTCGACGGCATGCCGCGCGTCGTGCCGGGGCTCGACGGCGAGCCGGTGGTCGCTGTGCCTGTCGAATCGGCGAGCGGCCCGGTGGGCGTGATCGCCTTCCGGCTGGGCGACAGCGCGGCGACGCCCGAGCGCAGCATCGAGCTGGCCGCCGCGGTCGCGGAGATCGCGGGACGTTACGAGTTGCGTTGCGAGTCGGGCCGTGTGCAGAGAGCCCAGACGCGGTTGGCGCGGATCGAGAAGCTGCTGGTGCGGCTCCACTCGAAGCGGGGCCTCCGGCCGATCGCGCACGAGGCGGCGGAGCAGGGGCGTTTGGCGGCCGGATGCGACCGGTTGTCGGTGCTGACGCCGACCGCGGGCGGGTGGCGGATCGTCACGGTGAGCGGCGTCGCACAGGTGAGTCGACGCAGCGACGCGGCCCGCGCGATCGAGCGGATCGCCAACGCGGCGCTGCGTGGCGGCGAGCCGCTTCGCTACCCCAGCGAGGACGGCCGACCGTTGTCGCCTCCGATCGCCGACGAAGTCGATCGCTACTGCGAGGCCTCGGGCGTCCGCGCGTTGCGGGTGCTGCCGTGCGTCGCCCCCGCCGACGGGGATTCACAGGACGACGCGCCGCGGCTGGCGATGCTCGCCGAATGGTTCGACGGGGCGGTCGATAATGAAGGCGACGCGATGCTGGCGGCGCTCGCACGGCACATGGGCGTCGCGGCGATGCGAGACCGCTCGGGTGGTTGGGGCTGGGCGCCGCTGAGCCGCACAGCGACAGCGCTGGCGGTTGTCGGGCTGTTGTTGGCGGCGGTTGTGTTCGCGCTAGTGACGCCGGCGACGTTGTGGCTGCAAGTGGATGGGCGCTTCGAGCCGGTGGACCAGGCGCGTGTCTTCGCGCCGCTCGATGGCGTCGTTCGTGAGGTACTCGTCAAGCAAGCCGACCAAGTGAGCCGGGGGCAGCCGCTGGTGCGGCTCGAATCGCCCGACCTGCAACTGAAGCAGGAAGAGGTCGCCGAGGCGATCGCGGCGACGCAATCGGAGATCGCTTCCCTGGAGACCGAGAAGCTCCGCGCGTCACTCCCCGGCCGCGGCGAGGACCGGGAGGACGCGACGACGATCGCCAGCCGCGCGGCGGCGTTGCGCGAGCGGCTCAGCCATCAGCAGAAGCAGCGGGAGCTGCTCGAGGCGGAGGCGGCGAAGCTCCTCGTCACCAGCCCGATCAAAGGTGATGTCGTCAGCTGGCGACCGGAGGATTACCTCGCCGACCGGCCGGTGCGGCGGGGGCAGCGGCTGCTGGAGGTGGCGGCGGACGGCCACTGGCGGCTAGAGCTAGAGGCGCCCGACCACCGCGTCGGGCCACTGCTGCGGGCCCAAGCGACGGGCGAGCCGCTGCGGGTCGAGTACGTGGTCCGTTCGGACCCCGCCCAGACGCACACGGCCGTGGTGACGGCGATTGCCGACGCCACCCAGACCGACGAGGAGGGGAGTCCGGTTGTGCGGGTCGTAGCGGACCCCGCCGACGCAGCCGTGGCGAATCCTCGCAGTGGGCTGGGGGTCTCGGCTAAGATCGATTGCGGCACCCACTCCCTCGCCTATGTCTGGCTGCATGAAGCGATCGACGCGATCCGCCGCCGCTGGTTCTGA
- a CDS encoding efflux RND transporter periplasmic adaptor subunit has product MKRSTRSAAAGSELLLLGAMLLAWCPAVTLAETIEVASSILTVSETVKVPAPEAGVLRELVVHEGMRLEQGATIGEVDAREQQLSAEVIEQDLAIARSESESDVRVRLAAKENKVAEAELKRATSINAELPNTVSTKEVERLRLTMEKSELEIEFANFERDLLAAKLGRIEADLRLAQHQVEKMRVTSPIGGVVAELFCEAGEWVDAGEPIARLVRVDQLRVEGFVGIDDALAGLVNRPVVVEALLPSGETIKAEGRVVFVSPEAEPVDAKVRFWAEVDNSAMRLRPGLTARVMILDAAAGDAPVQPAAYFAN; this is encoded by the coding sequence ATGAAGCGATCGACGCGATCCGCCGCCGCTGGTTCTGAGTTGCTCCTGCTCGGGGCGATGCTGCTGGCGTGGTGTCCCGCGGTAACGCTCGCCGAGACGATCGAGGTCGCGTCGTCGATCCTGACGGTGAGCGAGACAGTCAAAGTTCCAGCGCCCGAGGCCGGCGTGCTGCGCGAGCTCGTCGTGCATGAGGGGATGCGGCTCGAACAAGGCGCGACGATCGGCGAGGTCGACGCGCGCGAGCAGCAGCTGTCGGCCGAAGTGATCGAGCAAGACCTGGCGATCGCGCGGAGCGAGTCGGAGAGCGACGTCCGCGTCCGCCTCGCCGCGAAAGAGAACAAAGTCGCCGAGGCCGAGCTGAAGCGGGCCACGTCGATCAACGCCGAGCTGCCCAACACGGTCTCGACCAAAGAGGTCGAGCGGTTGCGGTTGACGATGGAGAAGTCGGAGCTCGAGATCGAGTTCGCTAATTTCGAACGCGATCTGCTGGCCGCGAAGCTGGGCCGTATCGAGGCCGACCTGCGGCTTGCGCAGCACCAGGTCGAGAAAATGCGGGTCACCTCGCCGATCGGCGGCGTTGTCGCCGAGCTGTTCTGCGAGGCGGGTGAGTGGGTCGATGCGGGCGAGCCGATCGCGCGGCTGGTGCGGGTGGATCAGTTGCGCGTCGAGGGCTTTGTGGGCATCGACGACGCGCTCGCCGGGTTGGTGAACCGTCCCGTCGTTGTCGAGGCCCTGCTGCCCAGCGGCGAGACGATCAAAGCCGAAGGCCGCGTCGTGTTCGTGAGCCCCGAGGCTGAGCCCGTGGACGCCAAGGTGCGGTTCTGGGCCGAAGTCGATAACAGCGCGATGCGGCTGCGGCCGGGCCTGACGGCGCGGGTGATGATCCTCGACGCCGCCGCGGGCGACGCGCCCGTGCAGCCGGCGGCTTACTTCGCGAACTGA
- a CDS encoding site-2 protease family protein has protein sequence MLSASGDATVVKDPLSLEYFRLGDREGFLLRTLRDPMTVAELTRRFQRQFPNERATGEQVLGFCASLYDCSLLLSDAATEPRKPSGKAPWYATLMSPLAIRLPGVDPTPLLGVLRPLGSLLFGRAFAVTLLVATLVVGMGLLGRAEELTIELRRMLDLFSPMHALMAVLAVVVVKAWHELGHAIACRRMGAECHEVGVLLLAFLPCLYCDVSDAWSLSSRWRRATVALGGVYFELMLAVAAGAAWLVLAPGPLRALSLYVVVVASVSTLLVNLNPLMRYDGYYLLADAWGVANLHAQSREALWGPLRRWVRGDRSEPEPLDASPGALAAYGMASIVYGWFILALILWGLHHALSAAGFRAVGDLLVALSMGGLALVGVRWFGGLVPRTAGGRSPGGFVRFGVVAALTALVFYGVASWPIDQTLYSTCRVENAVFADVVARSPGVLRPQVRYGEVVEAGQLIAEIEDTSADLRRLELLQREAETAVEIAGLQTRSQRDAKLLAEIARLEPTLAEVRRQLRSHDELTERRRLRAPIAGRVDPPVKLAADNASETKTGDLPTWSGAPLDPPNGGCWLDSGETVCRVAGDGLRVVLLLSEDDSGLVRVGDPVRIALDRAPAAVLAGRVEGVALAAADEAIGDQERLLEKSLRSPLQKGAVYRVSVGLLDASPPELQAGAIGQARVVTGRETLGGWAYRWLRRLVRFG, from the coding sequence ATGCTCAGCGCCAGCGGCGACGCGACGGTGGTCAAAGACCCCTTGTCGCTGGAGTACTTCCGGCTCGGCGACCGTGAAGGCTTCTTGCTCCGCACGCTGCGCGACCCGATGACGGTGGCCGAGCTGACGCGGCGGTTCCAGCGGCAGTTCCCCAACGAGCGCGCGACGGGCGAGCAGGTGCTCGGCTTCTGCGCGTCGCTCTACGACTGCTCGCTGTTGTTGTCGGACGCCGCGACCGAGCCGCGCAAGCCATCGGGCAAAGCGCCTTGGTACGCGACGCTGATGAGCCCGCTGGCGATCCGCTTGCCGGGTGTTGATCCGACGCCGCTGCTCGGCGTGCTGCGGCCGCTTGGGTCGCTGCTGTTCGGCAGGGCGTTCGCCGTGACGCTGCTGGTGGCGACGCTGGTCGTCGGTATGGGGTTGCTTGGCAGGGCCGAGGAACTGACGATTGAACTGCGGCGGATGCTCGATCTGTTCAGCCCGATGCACGCCCTGATGGCGGTGCTGGCCGTGGTTGTGGTGAAGGCGTGGCACGAACTGGGGCACGCGATTGCTTGCCGGCGGATGGGCGCCGAGTGCCACGAAGTGGGCGTGCTGCTGCTGGCGTTCTTGCCGTGCCTGTATTGCGACGTGTCCGACGCCTGGTCGCTGAGTAGCCGCTGGCGACGCGCGACCGTCGCGCTCGGCGGCGTGTACTTCGAGTTGATGCTCGCCGTCGCGGCCGGCGCCGCGTGGCTAGTGCTCGCGCCGGGGCCGCTGCGGGCGCTGAGCCTGTACGTGGTGGTGGTCGCGTCGGTCTCGACGCTGCTCGTGAACCTCAACCCGCTGATGCGTTATGACGGCTACTACCTGCTCGCCGACGCCTGGGGCGTCGCCAACCTGCACGCCCAGAGCCGTGAGGCGTTGTGGGGTCCGCTGCGGCGCTGGGTGCGCGGCGATCGTAGCGAGCCCGAACCGCTCGACGCTTCGCCCGGAGCGTTGGCGGCATATGGGATGGCGTCGATCGTTTACGGCTGGTTCATCTTGGCGTTGATCCTGTGGGGGCTGCACCACGCCCTCTCGGCGGCGGGCTTTCGCGCCGTGGGGGACTTGCTCGTGGCGTTGTCGATGGGTGGTTTGGCGTTGGTTGGCGTGCGCTGGTTTGGCGGACTCGTGCCGCGGACGGCTGGCGGGCGCTCGCCGGGCGGCTTCGTGCGCTTTGGCGTTGTTGCCGCGCTGACGGCGCTGGTGTTCTACGGCGTTGCGTCGTGGCCGATCGATCAGACGCTCTACAGCACGTGCCGTGTTGAGAACGCCGTGTTCGCGGATGTCGTCGCGCGGAGCCCTGGGGTGTTGCGGCCGCAGGTGCGTTACGGCGAAGTGGTCGAGGCGGGCCAACTGATTGCCGAGATCGAAGACACCAGCGCCGACCTCCGGCGACTCGAACTGCTGCAGCGCGAAGCGGAGACCGCTGTCGAGATCGCTGGCCTGCAGACACGTTCGCAACGCGACGCCAAGCTGCTGGCGGAGATCGCTCGGCTGGAGCCGACGCTCGCCGAGGTCCGCCGACAGCTGCGTTCGCACGACGAGCTGACCGAACGCCGCCGCCTGCGGGCGCCGATCGCCGGCCGTGTTGATCCACCGGTCAAGCTCGCCGCCGACAACGCCAGCGAAACCAAGACGGGCGACCTGCCGACTTGGAGCGGCGCGCCGCTTGATCCGCCGAACGGCGGGTGCTGGCTCGACTCGGGCGAAACGGTCTGTCGCGTCGCGGGGGACGGCTTGCGTGTTGTGCTGCTCCTAAGCGAGGACGATAGCGGCCTCGTGCGGGTGGGGGACCCGGTACGAATCGCCCTCGACCGGGCGCCGGCGGCGGTGCTGGCGGGCCGAGTCGAAGGGGTCGCGCTCGCCGCGGCCGACGAGGCGATCGGAGACCAGGAGCGGCTGCTGGAGAAATCGCTGCGGTCGCCGCTGCAGAAGGGCGCCGTGTATCGGGTCAGCGTCGGGCTGCTGGACGCCTCGCCGCCGGAGCTCCAAGCCGGGGCGATCGGCCAGGCGCGGGTGGTGACCGGTCGGGAGACGCTCGGTGGGTGGGCGTACCGCTGGCTCCGCCGGCTGGTGCGGTTCGGTTAG